The DNA window CTCCACTGTTATGTGCTGGGGCGATTGGATATAGAGCTCTTCGACTCTCTGGTATTGAAGAAGGAAAATTCCTGGGATTGATGGGATTTGGTGCTTCAGGGCATTTGGTATTAAAACTTGTTAAAAAAAGATATCCTCATACTCATGTGTTCGTTTTTGCAAGAAGCGAGAAGGAAAGAGAGTTTGCAAAAAGTCTAGGAGCTGATTGGACAGGGAATATAAACGAGAAACCTCCTGAATTGCTACACGCGATAATCGATACCACTCCAGTATGGAGACCCGTTGTAGAATCGCTTAAAAATTTGAGGAGAGGGGGGAGACTTATCATAAATGCAATAAGAAAAGAGGATGAAGATAAAGATTGTTTAAGCGATATAAAGTATGAACGTGATCTTTGGAAGGAAAAGGAGATAAAAACCGTTGCAAATGTTACAAGGAAAGATGTTCAGGAATTTATTGAACTTGCTGCAAAAGTTCCAATAAAACCTGAGGTTAAGACATATTTACTTGAGGAAGCTAATGAAGCAGTTTTGGAACTTAAAGAAGGCAAGATAAAAGGGGCAAAAGTTTTAATAATTTGAGAGTAAATAAAACCTACATCTGTTACCCTTCTTTTATTGAGGCAAAATTAATAAGAAGATTAAATAGTTTTGTATTAGAATTGGAGACTAAAGATGGGATTGTTAAAGCCTATTTGCCAAATACCAGCAGGCTGTATGAATTTCTTAATCTAAGAAATGCATTTTTCTTAATACCTACTAAGGGGGAAAATACAAATATAAAGTTATTTCTACTCTTTTTTGCACCCAATATGTATTTATTGATATCATCAAGATGAATGAAGTAACTAACATACTGATAAAAAAAGGCCAAATATCAAATCTGTTCATAGGCAAAATACGGATGGAATATAAGAATTTGAATTCACGATTCGATTTTCATATTGTGTTTGAGGGTGATGAACATTTTATTGAAGTAAAGACCTGTATGCTGTGTTACAATAAAGTAGCCATGTTTCCAGATGCTTCTACACCGCGTGGCACTAAGCATTTAGGAGATCTTGAGAAAATTTCTAAAAGAAAAAATACTATATGCTATTGCCTTTATTTAATTCCAAGTTATAATGCAAAAGTTTTTATCCCCAATTCCTATACGGATTTTGAATATTATAAGACATTCGTCAATGCAAAAGGAATTAGTTTCAGATAATATAAGCTGGAATTTACTGATCCAGTCACTGTTGATTTAGGTTCTATTCAACAGGTAGTAATAGATTTTGATTTTTTAAACAGGGTAAATATTGAGCGTCGTCTGTATGTAGTAATTTACAGAAATCTGAAAGATTCATATGTTAGAAAATTAATATGAAATAATGTCAGCCTCATAAAAATTTAAATTAATCTGGCATAAATTTTGTAGCATTAAAGGATTGCCTTAGATAATAGTCAAAACGCTAGCTCTTTGAGACATTTTTACATAAAAGAAACTTTATATAGGGAAAAACTCTTACAATAATTCCCTGTTTAAACTTTCATGTAAATCTGAAAGGAAGGAAAGGAGGTGTAATATGGCAAAGATCAAAATTGCCGTTGTAGGGGTAGGTAATTGTGCCAGTGCTTTAATCCAAGGCATTCATTATTATAAAAATAAGCCCGAAGATGAGGTAATTGGATTGATGCACTATGATCTTGCCGGTTATAAACCGGGGGATATTGAAGTTGTTGCTGCTTTTGATATTGATAAGAGGAAAGTTGGGAAGGATATTGCAGATGCTATATTTGCATTGCCTAATTGTACAAAGACAATTTATGAGGATATTCCTAAAACTTCAGTAAAAGTTAGGATGGGAAAAGTTCTTGATGGATTTGCTCCGCATATGAAGAATTATGATCCAAAGTATACCTTTGTATTAGCGGAGTCAAAAGAGCCAACAAAAGAGGAAATAGTTCAGGTTTTAAAAGACTCTGGAGCTGATATACTGGTTAATTATTTACCTGTAGGTTCTGAAGAAGCGACCAAATTTTACGCTGATTGTGCTCTTGAGGCGGGAGTTGCATTTATTAATAACATTCCTGTTTTTATAGCGAGCAATCCTGAATGGGCAAAAAAATTTGAATCGGCAAACATCCCTTTAATTGGAGATGATATTAAATCTCAATTAGGGGCGACAATTGTACACCGAATATTGACTGACTTATTTAAGAAAAGAGGTGTTAAGCTTGATAAAACCTATCAACTTAATACTGGAGGAAACACCGATTTTCTAAATATGCTAGATCGCACAAGGCTTTCATCGAAAAAGAAATCAAAAACTGAAGCTGTTCAATCTCAAACTAAGAATAGACTTCCCGATGAAGATGTTCACATTGGACCAAGTGAATGGATACCTTGGCTTAAGGATAATAAAATTTGCTTTATAAGAATGGAAGGAAGGTTATTTGGCGATGTCCCAATGAATCTTGAATTAAGGCTGTCGGTTGAAGATTCCCCAAATTCGGCTGGAGTGGCTATCGATTCGATTAGATGTGCAAAACTTGCCCTTGATAGAGGAATTGGTGGGATATTATACTCACCCAGTGCTTACTTTATGAAAAGTCCTCCTGTTCAATACCCTGATAGTGAAGCATACCAGATGGTAGAGGACTTTATATCCGGTAAAAGGGAAAGATGATGAAATGTATAATTCTTGCAGCCGGAAAAGGTAGTCGAATGAACATGAGGGGTGTGCCGAAACCCCTCATTCCCTTTTTAGGGATGCCATTGATAGAAAGGGTAATATTAACATTTAAAAATTTTGGAATAGGGGAATTTATCGTTGTATTGGGCTATAAAGCTGATGTGGTTAGGGAATTTTTATCTGGCCTTATAGAGAAATATAATATTAAGATAGAGTTTACCTATAATAATGAATGGGATAGAGAAAATGGTTTATCACTACTGGCTGGAAAAGATTTTGTAAATGAACCCTTCATATTGACTATGACTGATCATCTGTTCGATGAAAAGATTATTGACAGGTTTTTAAGATATGTAAAAGACAAAAAGTCAGAAGGAATTTTACTCGCTGTTGATAAGAAAAAGGAAAATATTGATCACATAGATTTAAAAGATGTAACCAAGGTATATACGGTTGATAGTAAAATAATTCGAATTGGAAAAGATTTAGATCAATATAATGCCTTTGATACCGGGCTTTTTTATTGTACACCAGAGGTGTTTGATGCTGCTGAGAAAGCTATAAAAAAAGGCAAAACTACACTTTCGGATGTTGTTCTTGAGATGGCAGCAAGAGATAAAGCATTTGTTTTTGATATTTTAGAAGAAATATGGTTTGATATTGATACAGAGCCAATGTTTAAAAGGGCTGAAAAATATTTTTTAAAAAAATATAATAAATCTGATAGAAAGGTAAACCTTGATGGTCCAGTATCTCGTTTGATAAATAGAAAGATATCTTTACTGATAAGTAAATATCTATCATATAAAAATGTAACACCAATGCAGATTTCCATATTTAGTTTTTTATTAAGTATTGTAAGTGGGATTATTTTTATGATAAAAGGATATATTCCTTTATTGATTGCAGGTATTATTGCACAGTTATCTTCAATTATAGATGGATGTGATGGCGAGATTGCTCGTATAAAGAATATGGTATCAGATACAGGTGGATGGATTGATTCTGTCCTAGATAGGTATGCAGATTCCTTTATATTAATTGGACTAACTGTTCATTCCTCATTTTATGTCAGACATATTGTCGCATTACTAACAGGGTTTTTTGCTGTAATAGGAGGCTTTATAAACAGTTATACCGCTGATAAATACGATGGGTATTTAAAGAAGAAGTTAAAAAAGCATAAAAAACTTACACTTCGTCTAGGGCGTGATGTGAGAATATTTATTATTTTCCTTGGTTCTCTATTTAATATTCCTTTTATTACGCTACTTCTGTTAGCACTTATTACAAATTTCGAGAATGTAAGGAGATTAGTCTCTATTTACAGAATTGAAGATAATAAAGTACTTTCAACAAAATCTTGAAAAGACTTTCTTCAATATTCCATTACCAGAACATAGGATACATTAAAAAATGCTCAGGTGGTAATTGAAAACTATCTGGGTGCAAATATAAACCTACAATTTTCAATATTAGCACATAAATTGAAAGGACATTCTATAAATAAAAATAGATGACATTAATTTTTGAAGTTATATGAATTTAAAATTGATAATACCAAAAATAATGCGAATATTTTTAAAGGAATTTTTTCGGACTGCGTTTTACAAAAGAAAATACGAAAGCTATTTGTAAACTGATTGAGTGACTTGAATTTGGTAGTAATGAGATTTCGGAGTTTTTGAAAATAGCTGACACAATTTCATTTTTTAATAATAATTTGATTTACTACCACAATAGGAATCCTTATAAAGGGGAGTAGATATAATAAAATTAGTACTAAATGATTGTTTTTACGTAGGAGAAAAATATTTATTAAATTTCATCCATGAAAATTAGGTTCTTTATGAATTATTTTGGAATATTTTAAAAGAATATAATATTGTAACCTGTTATTTCGATGAATATCTAAATGTGTTATTGAAAATGGAGGGAAGTCCAATGTCTGATACACATGATGTATTGATAATAGGTGGTGGTCCTGCTGGTTTGACTGCAGGTATTTACACATCTAGAGATAGATTAAATAGTCTTTTACTTGAAAAAGCTATGTGTGGTGGACTGCCTGCAGCCACAGAAAAAATAGAGAACTATCCAGGTTTTCCTGAGGGTATTGCAGGATCGGAGCTTGTAAATAAAATGAAACGGCAAGCCGAAAATTTTGGCCTTAAAATAAATGAATTTGATGAGGTCAAGTTAATAGGAAAAGAGGACGGTATTTTTACTATTCAAACAGACAGAAATATTTATAAATCCAAAGCAGTTATTATCGCTTCTGGTAGTGTACCGAAAAAATTGAATATTCCCGGCGAAAAGGAATTTTTTGGCAGGGGTGTATCCTATTGTGCTACATGTGATGGTCCTTTTTACAAAGATAAAGATGTGGCAATCATTGGTTGTGGAAATTCAGGTCTTCAGGAAGGAGAGGGGCTTCTGAAGTTTGTAAAAAGTCTAACATTTGTGGAGTTCTTACCCTATATGAAGGCAGAGAAAATTCTCCAGGAAAGAATAAAAAAACATGACAATGTAAAATTTTATTTAAATCATGAAATAACTTCTATAAATGGAAAGGACTTTGTTGAATCTATAACTATAAAAAATAGAGATACAAGAGAAATAAAGGAAATTAGTGTAGACGGTGTGTTTGTATATATTGGTTTTTTGCCGGGGACAGATTTTATTAATGGTTTGGTTGATGTTGATCAATGGGGTTATATAAAGACTGATGAAGAGATGAAAACAAGTGTTGAAGGAATATGGGCTGTGGGTGACGTCAAGTCGAAAAAGTTCAGACAGATAGCAAATGCAGTAGGTGAGGCCGTAGTTGCTGCAATGTCAGTATCTGAATATCTCAGGAGTAAATAAATAATTTTTAACCATTCATTTGCCATTTGTCATTTAATTACATATAATTAATTGTTAAAAGTGAGGATAGTTGTGAAGTTTTGTAATGTTAAAAGTATTTTAATTGTCCTTCTATTAATTATTTTTTCAGTAACCATTGTAGAGTCAGGAGAACTGTTTACTTCTAATGTAAAAGCTAAAAGAGAGCAGAAGGTG is part of the Candidatus Neomarinimicrobiota bacterium genome and encodes:
- a CDS encoding DNA/RNA nuclease SfsA, producing the protein MNEVTNILIKKGQISNLFIGKIRMEYKNLNSRFDFHIVFEGDEHFIEVKTCMLCYNKVAMFPDASTPRGTKHLGDLEKISKRKNTICYCLYLIPSYNAKVFIPNSYTDFEYYKTFVNAKGISFR
- a CDS encoding inositol-3-phosphate synthase, whose product is MAKIKIAVVGVGNCASALIQGIHYYKNKPEDEVIGLMHYDLAGYKPGDIEVVAAFDIDKRKVGKDIADAIFALPNCTKTIYEDIPKTSVKVRMGKVLDGFAPHMKNYDPKYTFVLAESKEPTKEEIVQVLKDSGADILVNYLPVGSEEATKFYADCALEAGVAFINNIPVFIASNPEWAKKFESANIPLIGDDIKSQLGATIVHRILTDLFKKRGVKLDKTYQLNTGGNTDFLNMLDRTRLSSKKKSKTEAVQSQTKNRLPDEDVHIGPSEWIPWLKDNKICFIRMEGRLFGDVPMNLELRLSVEDSPNSAGVAIDSIRCAKLALDRGIGGILYSPSAYFMKSPPVQYPDSEAYQMVEDFISGKRER
- a CDS encoding zinc-dependent alcohol dehydrogenase family protein; the protein is MRAMVLEKNVDLAQEKKPLKLIQATLKDPGDDEVLIKVDACGVCHTEIDEIEGRAKPSFFPITLGHQVVGKVAKVTNPEIRFKEGDLVGVAWIYSACGYCEYCKTDRENLCIHFKATGKDAHGGYAEFMIAKETFTFRIPEVYKPEEAAPLLCAGAIGYRALRLSGIEEGKFLGLMGFGASGHLVLKLVKKRYPHTHVFVFARSEKEREFAKSLGADWTGNINEKPPELLHAIIDTTPVWRPVVESLKNLRRGGRLIINAIRKEDEDKDCLSDIKYERDLWKEKEIKTVANVTRKDVQEFIELAAKVPIKPEVKTYLLEEANEAVLELKEGKIKGAKVLII
- a CDS encoding NTP transferase domain-containing protein — translated: MMKCIILAAGKGSRMNMRGVPKPLIPFLGMPLIERVILTFKNFGIGEFIVVLGYKADVVREFLSGLIEKYNIKIEFTYNNEWDRENGLSLLAGKDFVNEPFILTMTDHLFDEKIIDRFLRYVKDKKSEGILLAVDKKKENIDHIDLKDVTKVYTVDSKIIRIGKDLDQYNAFDTGLFYCTPEVFDAAEKAIKKGKTTLSDVVLEMAARDKAFVFDILEEIWFDIDTEPMFKRAEKYFLKKYNKSDRKVNLDGPVSRLINRKISLLISKYLSYKNVTPMQISIFSFLLSIVSGIIFMIKGYIPLLIAGIIAQLSSIIDGCDGEIARIKNMVSDTGGWIDSVLDRYADSFILIGLTVHSSFYVRHIVALLTGFFAVIGGFINSYTADKYDGYLKKKLKKHKKLTLRLGRDVRIFIIFLGSLFNIPFITLLLLALITNFENVRRLVSIYRIEDNKVLSTKS
- the trxB gene encoding thioredoxin-disulfide reductase — encoded protein: MSDTHDVLIIGGGPAGLTAGIYTSRDRLNSLLLEKAMCGGLPAATEKIENYPGFPEGIAGSELVNKMKRQAENFGLKINEFDEVKLIGKEDGIFTIQTDRNIYKSKAVIIASGSVPKKLNIPGEKEFFGRGVSYCATCDGPFYKDKDVAIIGCGNSGLQEGEGLLKFVKSLTFVEFLPYMKAEKILQERIKKHDNVKFYLNHEITSINGKDFVESITIKNRDTREIKEISVDGVFVYIGFLPGTDFINGLVDVDQWGYIKTDEEMKTSVEGIWAVGDVKSKKFRQIANAVGEAVVAAMSVSEYLRSK